Proteins found in one Candidatus Hadarchaeales archaeon genomic segment:
- the hsp20 gene encoding archaeal heat shock protein Hsp20 has product MEFWEDDEWPWPRYFRRFMREMDRMFENIFKEISARAPKELFREKELPDGTRIRTFGPIVYGYSMTIGPDGVPKIRTFGNVKPEGPFLAPSEVREPIVDVVTTPKFVKVTAELPGVKREDIELYATESKLTISVDKPERKYYKEIDLPAKVDPKSADATYSDGILEVTLKRLKEEEKGERIEIR; this is encoded by the coding sequence GTGGAATTCTGGGAAGACGATGAATGGCCTTGGCCGAGATACTTCAGACGTTTCATGAGGGAGATGGATAGGATGTTCGAGAACATTTTCAAAGAAATTTCAGCGAGAGCACCAAAGGAACTCTTCAGAGAAAAGGAGCTCCCGGACGGCACGAGAATCAGAACCTTCGGACCCATCGTCTATGGATATTCGATGACGATCGGCCCAGACGGCGTGCCAAAGATCCGGACATTCGGAAATGTTAAACCGGAAGGTCCTTTCCTCGCGCCCAGCGAAGTGAGAGAGCCCATCGTCGATGTCGTAACCACACCAAAGTTCGTTAAAGTAACGGCAGAACTTCCCGGAGTAAAGAGAGAAGACATAGAACTTTACGCAACAGAGAGCAAACTAACGATTTCGGTCGACAAGCCTGAAAGAAAATACTACAAGGAAATAGACCTTCCGGCAAAGGTCGATCCGAAGAGCGCTGATGCGACATACTCCGACGGGATACTCGAGGTAACCCTAAAGCGGCTGAAAGAGGAGGAGAAGGGAGAGAGAATAGAAATTAGGTGA